A window from Culex pipiens pallens isolate TS chromosome 3, TS_CPP_V2, whole genome shotgun sequence encodes these proteins:
- the LOC120424807 gene encoding uncharacterized protein LOC120424807, with protein sequence MVVESVEKCPASFEPYQCTLSDDLQKLAKEQLGEDEAIREHSLGQLRDWIAKHPYIRKCRTDARFLLRFLRHRKYSVPKAQESIERYLVVRQRLPEWYQKLDPRDATLKQMLDELVLSVLGHDENGRLVLLARMGRFNTDNLIPMHLFRFLTMLSEYLLDNDESLQVAGLRIWIDHSNTPLKYFGLWGINDLKVSMESISKLMPFRLYEVRFAELASTATSLINMAMSMGGPKLKERVTFYSTVEESKPHFEEKLWIKEYGGSLDAAELNRKLGEQLEKARDELLALDEMEIDVEHYSALWKLDLNSGEIDGGIAGNFRKLEVD encoded by the exons ATGGTTGTTGAATCGGTGGAAAAGTGCCCAGCGAGCTTCGAGCCGTACCAGTGCACCCTGTCCGATGATCTGCAGAAGCTGGCCAAGGAGCAGCTGGGCGAGGACGAAGCGATCCGGGAGCACTCGCTCGGACAGCTTCGCGACTGGATCGCCAAGCATCCGTACATCCGTAAGTGCCGTACGGATGCCCGATTCTTGCTGCGATTCCTGCGCCACCGAAAGTATTCCGTTCCGAAGGCCCAAGAATCGATTGAACGGTATCTGGTGGTGAGACAGCGACTTCCGGAGTGGTACCAGAAGCTGGATCCCCGTGATGCGACCCTGAAGCAGATGCTCGATGAGCTGGTATTGTCCGTTCTAGGGCATGACGAAAACGGTCGACTGGTCCTTTTGGCCCGAATGGGTCGATTCAACACGGATAACCTTATTCCGATGCACCTGTTCCGGTTCTTAACCATGCTCTCGGAGTACCTGCTCGACAACGACGAATCTCTTCAAGTGGCGGGACTCCGCATCTGGATCGATCACTCCAACACGCCGCTCAAATACTTTGGCCTGTGGGGTATCAACGATCTTAAGGTGTCGATGGAATCGATCTCGAAGCTGATGCCGTTCCGTCTTTACGAAGTACGCTTTGCCGAGCTGGCATCGACTGCGACTTCGCTGATCAACATGGCAATGTCCATGGGCGGTCCGAAGCTGAAGGAAAGAGTAACG TTCTACTCGACCGTGGAGGAGTCCAAGCCGCACTTTGAGGAGAAGCTGTGGATCAAGGAGTACGGTGGCTCGCTGGACGCGGCTGAGCTGAACCGAAAGCTGGGTGAGCAGCTGGAGAAGGCCAGAGACGAGCTGCTGGCCCTGGACGAGATGGAGATCGATGTCGAGCACTATTCGGCACTGTGGAAGCTGGACCTGAACTCGGGCGAAATCGACGGAGGAATCGCCGGAAACTTCCGCAAGCTGGAGGTGGATTAA